A window of Candidatus Vicinibacter proximus contains these coding sequences:
- a CDS encoding cytochrome C peroxidase has product MKKIKFAYPVAVLIIMAISLAGFNQPKDLSAPSYKQLYQDRLGQLQSSILKSLEIIKKSDPRNPEKNQQILKSIHSSRLQLKSCDFWLRYLDPIAYRKINGPLPVEWENEVFEKFEAPYKREGAGLILAENKLGEESLQKTDLIALLDSALASIPSFLTDSMIAEVNNPANFYFANRLFLLNLTAIYTTGFECPDSAQIIVELKHLLNETAKIYNTFNQSNPKYSISQNYLTLYTGLIGFVEHQTNEFSNFDHYIFIKDYVNPLFGFNQLAIQKNNFRSKNYNDYSLNNKALSIFKKKLYTAQDIKGIFRPVENDSLLDEIRGLGKLLFYDPLLSGNNRRSCASCHIPQQYFTDTSRLTALQFDARNSLARNTPTLVNAVHHHLMMLDGKHHTLLNQFRDVISKPNEMNSVPDELMKKIMSCKSYKTKLKSLAKYTSVKKPTLEHLASAIILYYSQFSYTDAPFDQSINAAANISTDAIKGFNLFMGKAQCATCHFPPQFNGIKPPYISSEFEVIGVPADSNFTGLSQDSGRYTVHPVSEMLHAFRTGNLRNTSHTAPFMHNGSLSTLEQVIEFYDAGGGVGKGLPVKNQTLESDSLHLSVTEKKQLIHFLRSLDEKIQPGDPPKELPLSSVKALNKRKVGGEY; this is encoded by the coding sequence ATGAAAAAAATAAAGTTCGCCTACCCGGTTGCCGTCCTGATAATCATGGCCATTTCTTTGGCAGGATTTAATCAACCAAAGGATCTATCAGCCCCATCCTACAAACAGCTTTATCAGGATAGGCTTGGCCAGCTGCAATCCTCCATCCTGAAATCTCTTGAAATTATTAAAAAATCAGACCCCAGAAATCCTGAAAAGAACCAACAGATTCTAAAATCGATACACTCCTCCCGCCTCCAACTTAAATCTTGCGACTTCTGGCTCCGATACCTGGATCCGATCGCCTACCGAAAAATAAATGGTCCTCTTCCGGTGGAGTGGGAAAACGAGGTGTTCGAAAAATTTGAAGCTCCTTACAAAAGAGAAGGTGCCGGCTTGATACTTGCAGAAAATAAGCTCGGTGAAGAGTCACTTCAAAAAACTGATTTAATTGCCTTGCTGGATTCAGCCCTTGCTTCCATACCCTCTTTCTTGACTGACTCCATGATTGCAGAGGTTAATAATCCCGCAAATTTCTATTTCGCCAACCGACTTTTTCTGTTGAATCTGACAGCCATCTACACTACAGGATTTGAGTGTCCGGATTCAGCACAAATAATTGTTGAGTTAAAACATTTGTTGAATGAAACAGCAAAAATTTACAACACCTTCAACCAGAGTAATCCAAAATATTCCATCTCCCAAAATTACTTAACTCTTTATACAGGTCTAATTGGTTTTGTGGAACATCAAACAAATGAATTTTCAAATTTTGATCACTACATTTTTATCAAAGATTATGTCAATCCACTTTTTGGATTCAATCAATTGGCGATTCAAAAAAATAATTTCCGATCAAAAAATTACAATGATTATTCACTCAATAATAAGGCTCTTTCTATTTTTAAAAAAAAACTTTATACCGCTCAGGACATAAAAGGCATCTTTCGTCCCGTCGAAAATGATTCATTGTTGGATGAAATACGTGGTTTGGGAAAATTATTGTTTTATGATCCGCTGCTCAGCGGAAACAACCGCAGATCCTGCGCTTCCTGCCACATCCCGCAACAATATTTTACGGATACTTCCAGGCTAACAGCTTTGCAATTTGATGCGCGCAACTCACTTGCAAGAAATACTCCGACGCTGGTGAATGCGGTTCATCACCACTTGATGATGTTGGATGGAAAACACCATACCCTACTGAATCAGTTCAGAGATGTGATCAGCAAACCCAATGAAATGAACAGTGTTCCCGACGAACTGATGAAAAAAATAATGAGTTGTAAATCTTACAAAACAAAACTAAAATCACTAGCCAAATATACCAGTGTCAAAAAACCAACTTTAGAACACCTCGCCTCCGCAATTATACTTTATTACAGTCAATTCAGTTATACCGATGCACCATTTGATCAGTCGATCAATGCTGCGGCAAATATTTCAACTGATGCCATCAAAGGATTCAATTTATTTATGGGAAAAGCGCAATGTGCAACCTGCCATTTTCCTCCACAATTCAATGGGATCAAGCCCCCCTACATCAGCAGTGAGTTTGAGGTGATCGGAGTTCCTGCAGACAGCAACTTCACAGGGCTGAGTCAGGATTCTGGTCGATACACCGTACACCCTGTTTCAGAAATGTTGCATGCTTTCAGAACTGGAAATCTTCGCAACACCTCCCATACAGCGCCTTTTATGCATAATGGATCGTTGAGCACCCTCGAACAAGTCATTGAATTTTACGATGCAGGCGGAGGTGTAGGTAAAGGACTTCCTGTAAAAAATCAAACGCTTGAATCGGATTCTCTTCACCTTAGTGTCACAGAAAAAAAACAACTCATACATTTTCTTAGATCGCTAGACGAAAAAATTCAACCGGGGGATCCTCCTAAAGAATTACCTTTATCATCTGTGAAAGCATTGAATAAAAGAAAAGTTGGTGGTGAATATTAA